The Cytophagales bacterium DNA segment TGCAGGGATTTAAAATTGGCGCAGACGACTATGTGACGAAGCCGTTTAGCATGGAAGAGCTGATGCTTAGGATCAATGCGGTGCTGAAGCGGACATTGAAGGAAACACAGTCCAATGTTTTCCCTGATGAATTCATCATCAGCTCTATGAAGTATTACTACACGGAAAATAAATTGATCACACCACTACGGGAGATCAAGCTTACAACAAAGGAAAATGAGTTGTTCAAAATCTTTTTTGCCAACCTTAACAAAACGGTAGATCGCTCGGACGCTTTGAAAAAGATCTGGAAAGACGATAGTTATTTCAATGCCCGGAGCATGGATGTTTACATTGCGAAGCTTCGAAAATACCTTAAAGATGATGAGCAGGTTAAGATATTGACCATTCACGGCGAAGGGTTCAAAATGGTCAACCTCAATTGACCAGTAATCCATATCTTTGTTAGTGAAATCACCGGAACAGTTACCGGTAATTGGCAATTAATTTAGACGCTTAACTTTCACTATCTATGCTTTTGGTACCCTCAATCACAGTAATCAATGGAAAGACAATCCGCCTGACAAAAGGGGATTTCTCCAAGGAGAAACTGTATGAGGATACACCACTTGATGTCGCAAGAAAATTTGAAGATCATGGTGTTAAGAGAATTCACCTGGTTGATCTGGAAGGAGCCAAAGTAGGGCGACTGATGAATTACCCATTGATAGAAACGATTACCGGGTACACCAATCTTCATGTCAATTTCTCTGGTGGATTGCATACGGATGGAGATTTGAACAAAGCATTTGAATCGGGTGCCAGTAGTGTGACTACTGCTACCATCGCAGTATACAATCAAGATCTTTTTTCGTCCTGGTTAATGTCTTATGGCCGGGAAAAAATTGCGCTGGGTGCCGATATTTACAATGGGCTTATCCGAGTAGGAGGCTGGCAAAAGGACACTAAAATAGATCTGTTCGATCACATCAGCTATTTCTACGAAAGAGGATTGAAATATGTGAAGACTACCGATATCTCAAGAGATGGCGCTTTAGAAGGACCTTCCTTTGATCTTTACAAAGAGATTATCAAGCGGTTTCCGGATATCAGTTTATTTGCCAGTGGGGGTGTTCGGAGTATTGAAGACCTGAAGAAACTTAGAGACACAGGTGTAGATGGTGTAGTATTCGGAAAAGCGTACTACGAAGGCAACATCAGCCTAAAGGAAATCGAGAAATTCTCTAGTTAGATTCTAATTCCTGTGGAATCGTCCCGAATCGGGAATCATTCTCGTACTTGAATTTGTACAAGAAGTAAAAGATAAAGTTGAATTTGCGGAAAGAACTTTGTGTAGAATCGCTTTCTACAGTTAGTTCTTCTTCCTCTGCTTCGTCCTCTAAATCATCCTCCTCTTCATCAATGCCACCATTTTCAGGCTCACCATCGAGTTTTGGCAGTAGACTTTGCTGTCTATTGGGATCTTGTTGATCTTGAGATACTTTCTCTTCCTTATCACCGCCGCCACCTGTAGCGGAAGCTTTAAGTGTGAAAGAGACACAAAGAAGAAACAATATGATGGATATATTCCTCAGAATTCTTCGATTTAGTTTTTAATGGAACGGTAAATTAAGGATAAGGTTCAGAAAATCATACACTTCTGCTGAAAAAGTTGGGTTGTTACGGGAGGTCGACATTAGCTGCGTATGATGTTGTAAATGCTGATTTTTTAGTGTTTTTGATATAAAAGATGTAGATACATACGCGTCACCAAATTATGTTTCAAAAGATTCTGAAAGTTCTATAAAATCTATGGCCTACCAACGATTCGATTCCTCATATCCATTTTTTTCAACGATCATTACTTTTTTACATACTGCCACCAAATAAACTAGCTTTGCGCCCCGACAAGGGTAAAAAGCAAATAGTAGTGAAAACCAGGGGAACGAAGAAGGATAAAGTAAATATTGTAACGCTAGGGTGTTCGAAAAACCTGGTGGATTCCGAAGTGATGCTTACCCAACTAAAAGGTAATCAGATAGCTGCCACGCACGAATCCCAAAAGGACGATGCCAACATTGTGATCATCAACACTTGTGGCTTTATCGATAATGCCAAGCAAGAATCGATCGATACCATCGTGAGATATGCGGATGCTAAGGAAGAAGGCCTGGTAGAAAAAGTATACGTCACCGGGTGTTTGTCGCAACGTTACCGGGATGAATTGAAGCTGGAATTGCCAGAAGTAGATGCCTGGTTCGGGACGATGGAACTACCGCTACTTTTGAAAAAATTTAATGCCGATTATAAGCATGAATTAATCGGGGAGCGCATTACAACGACTTCCACACACTATTCTTATCTGAAAATAGCTGAAGGTTGCGACCGTCCTTGTTCATTCTGTGCCATTCCGCTGATGCGCGGTAAACATGTGTCCAGACCGATGGAAGAATTGGTAAGGGAGGCAACTTCTCTAGTAAAAAACGGGACGAAAGAATTGCTGTTGATTGCGCAAGATTCCACTTATTACGGTTTGGATCTCTATAAGAAAAGGAATCTGGCGGAGTTGCTTGAGCGACTGTCCGATGTGGAAGGATTGGATTGGGTCCGCTTGCATTACGCATTTCCTACAGGCTTTCCCGAGGATGTGCTTGATGTGATGGCCAAACGCAGCAACATCTGTAACTACCTGGATATTCCGTTACAACATGCTTCGACTCGCATGCTCAAACTGATGCGGAGAGGCACTACCCGGGAAAAGACCGAGGCACTTTTGGACAAGATGCGGGAAAAAGTCCCCGGAATCGCAATCAGAACGACCCTGATCGCAGGGCA contains these protein-coding regions:
- a CDS encoding response regulator transcription factor, translated to METPKILLVEDDPNLGQILSEYLTLKGLDTQLCRDGEEGGEAFSNDHFDLCILDLMMPKKDGFTLATEIREQNTTVPIIFLTAKSLKEDVVQGFKIGADDYVTKPFSMEELMLRINAVLKRTLKETQSNVFPDEFIISSMKYYYTENKLITPLREIKLTTKENELFKIFFANLNKTVDRSDALKKIWKDDSYFNARSMDVYIAKLRKYLKDDEQVKILTIHGEGFKMVNLN
- the rimO gene encoding 30S ribosomal protein S12 methylthiotransferase RimO, which gives rise to MKTRGTKKDKVNIVTLGCSKNLVDSEVMLTQLKGNQIAATHESQKDDANIVIINTCGFIDNAKQESIDTIVRYADAKEEGLVEKVYVTGCLSQRYRDELKLELPEVDAWFGTMELPLLLKKFNADYKHELIGERITTTSTHYSYLKIAEGCDRPCSFCAIPLMRGKHVSRPMEELVREATSLVKNGTKELLLIAQDSTYYGLDLYKKRNLAELLERLSDVEGLDWVRLHYAFPTGFPEDVLDVMAKRSNICNYLDIPLQHASTRMLKLMRRGTTREKTEALLDKMREKVPGIAIRTTLIAGHAGEEEEDFLEMIDFVEQQRFDRLGIFTYSHEEKTHAYTMDDNVAEETKQERANAVMQLQESISEELNQKKVGQTYKVLIDRAEGGFFVGRTEHDSPEVDNEVLIPAEDQYLRIGDFVNAKIVEATAFDLHAEVVK
- a CDS encoding 1-(5-phosphoribosyl)-5-[(5-phosphoribosylamino)methylideneamino] imidazole-4-carboxamide isomerase is translated as MLLVPSITVINGKTIRLTKGDFSKEKLYEDTPLDVARKFEDHGVKRIHLVDLEGAKVGRLMNYPLIETITGYTNLHVNFSGGLHTDGDLNKAFESGASSVTTATIAVYNQDLFSSWLMSYGREKIALGADIYNGLIRVGGWQKDTKIDLFDHISYFYERGLKYVKTTDISRDGALEGPSFDLYKEIIKRFPDISLFASGGVRSIEDLKKLRDTGVDGVVFGKAYYEGNISLKEIEKFSS